A window from Aminiphilus circumscriptus DSM 16581 encodes these proteins:
- a CDS encoding nitroreductase family protein produces MNVVLETIRNRRSVRKYLPGQIKEVELQAILEAGAFAPSAHNDQPWHFTVIQKKELLDELSRKTIALMAQSPLEWVRKMAAREGYHLFYNAPTVIVVSGRDDAMSPLVDCSAAIQNMLLAAEAVGVGSCWIGLVRHLFAKREELGALQLPSAYTPYYAVSFGYPDPSVPLVAPARREGTVTYIR; encoded by the coding sequence GTGAACGTAGTGCTCGAAACGATACGGAACAGGCGGAGCGTGCGGAAATATCTGCCCGGACAGATCAAGGAGGTGGAGCTTCAGGCCATTCTCGAGGCGGGGGCTTTTGCTCCGAGCGCGCACAACGATCAGCCCTGGCATTTCACGGTGATCCAGAAGAAGGAACTCCTCGACGAACTGAGCCGGAAGACCATCGCCCTCATGGCGCAAAGTCCCCTGGAGTGGGTTCGGAAGATGGCCGCCCGGGAGGGATATCATCTCTTCTACAACGCGCCCACGGTGATCGTGGTGTCCGGCAGGGATGACGCCATGTCGCCCCTGGTGGACTGCTCCGCCGCCATCCAGAACATGCTTCTCGCCGCAGAGGCCGTCGGCGTCGGGAGTTGCTGGATCGGTCTCGTGCGCCATCTTTTCGCGAAGAGGGAGGAACTCGGCGCGTTGCAGCTCCCCTCGGCATACACACCGTATTATGCGGTGAGCTTCGGATACCCCGACCCGAGCGTCCCCCTCGTCGCCCCAGCCCGCAGGGAGGGGACGGTGACCTACATCCGGTGA
- a CDS encoding DNA-3-methyladenine glycosylase I: MREDVVSPERLRCPWAGSDPLYRTYHDREWGVPVTEDRLLFEFLLLEGAQAGLSWITILRKREGYRKTFAGFDPQEVARWDEGRVEAILADPDAGIVRNRSKVRGALANARAFCAVQAEFGSFAAYMWRFVEGVPITNRWERNEDVPAVTPLAERFSRDLKARGFSFVGPTICYAHMQAVGMVNDHLVSCFRHAEVAALADGVARRLL, translated from the coding sequence GTGAGGGAGGACGTTGTGTCGCCGGAGCGCCTGCGTTGCCCCTGGGCGGGAAGCGACCCGCTCTACCGGACCTATCACGACCGGGAGTGGGGTGTCCCCGTCACGGAGGACCGCCTCCTCTTCGAATTTCTTCTCCTCGAGGGCGCCCAGGCGGGGCTTTCCTGGATCACCATTCTGCGCAAGCGGGAGGGATACCGGAAAACCTTTGCCGGGTTCGATCCGCAGGAGGTGGCCCGCTGGGACGAGGGGCGGGTGGAGGCGATCCTCGCCGATCCCGATGCGGGCATCGTGCGGAACCGCAGCAAGGTGCGGGGCGCCCTGGCCAACGCACGGGCCTTCTGCGCCGTGCAGGCGGAGTTCGGCTCCTTCGCGGCCTATATGTGGCGCTTCGTCGAGGGAGTCCCGATCACGAACAGGTGGGAGCGCAACGAGGACGTTCCCGCCGTCACGCCCCTGGCGGAGCGCTTCAGCAGGGATCTCAAGGCCCGGGGGTTTTCCTTCGTGGGACCCACCATCTGCTATGCCCACATGCAGGCCGTGGGCATGGTGAACGATCATCTGGTGTCCTGTTTCCGCCACGCCGAGGTGGCGGCCCTTGCGGACGGAGTGGCGCGCCGCCTCCTCTGA
- a CDS encoding DUF2156 domain-containing protein, with the protein MTLTFEPISLERQAAYRALFEKCPLHPALESFVSLWGWMDTYVMEWAWDDFLVWPRQTGPVPLLFAPVGEWNRVDWKTLLQREFPEPTEFFAVPEELADLWAKALPERVVRTEQRGQWEYLHRVSDLVHLSGNSFMKRRQKYNQFLRHHEGRFHYRPLTRQEIPAIIAFQERWMERFGDTSPRDLGAEHKAILRVLGAWEKLDGLLGGVLDVDGVIVAYTVAGVLDATTVAIHFEKACPDVPGAYQAINRLFLAAEGAPFVLVNREEDLDDPGIRQAKLSYRPVAFLRKETVLFR; encoded by the coding sequence ATGACGCTGACTTTCGAACCAATCTCTCTGGAACGCCAGGCGGCTTACCGGGCTCTCTTCGAAAAATGCCCTCTCCACCCCGCCCTGGAATCCTTCGTCTCTCTCTGGGGATGGATGGACACCTACGTTATGGAATGGGCCTGGGACGATTTCCTCGTCTGGCCTCGCCAGACCGGCCCGGTGCCACTCCTCTTCGCCCCCGTAGGCGAATGGAACCGGGTGGACTGGAAAACGCTTCTCCAGCGGGAATTTCCTGAGCCGACGGAGTTCTTCGCCGTTCCGGAGGAACTGGCGGACCTCTGGGCGAAGGCGCTGCCGGAGCGGGTGGTCCGGACGGAACAGCGGGGACAGTGGGAATATCTCCACCGCGTGTCCGACCTGGTGCATCTTTCCGGAAACTCTTTCATGAAGCGACGGCAGAAATACAACCAGTTCCTGCGCCACCACGAAGGGCGCTTCCACTACCGCCCCTTGACCCGGCAGGAGATCCCCGCGATCATCGCTTTTCAGGAACGCTGGATGGAACGGTTCGGCGACACCTCTCCACGGGATCTCGGAGCGGAACACAAGGCCATCCTGCGGGTTCTCGGCGCCTGGGAGAAGCTCGACGGACTGCTCGGGGGCGTCCTCGACGTGGACGGTGTCATCGTGGCCTACACCGTCGCGGGCGTTCTGGACGCGACGACGGTGGCCATTCATTTCGAAAAGGCCTGCCCCGACGTGCCCGGAGCCTACCAGGCCATCAACCGTCTGTTCCTCGCCGCCGAAGGAGCCCCCTTCGTCCTGGTGAACCGCGAAGAGGATCTGGACGATCCGGGCATCCGCCAGGCAAAACTCTCCTACCGCCCCGTGGCGTTTCTCCGCAAGGAGACGGTCCTGTTCCGCTGA
- a CDS encoding cupin domain-containing protein, with protein sequence MPFISWNELPEREVTKGFHARMVHGEKATHSLWRIEEGSVLKLHSHPHEQFTYVLEGALELDVEGEVRVLRPGEGAYIPSDTPHMGKALRPCLVMDFFAPVREDYRDAERPR encoded by the coding sequence ATGCCGTTCATTTCGTGGAATGAGTTGCCCGAGAGAGAGGTCACCAAGGGGTTCCATGCCCGCATGGTTCACGGGGAGAAGGCCACCCATTCTCTGTGGCGTATCGAGGAGGGGTCCGTTCTGAAGCTCCATTCCCACCCCCACGAGCAGTTCACCTACGTGCTGGAGGGAGCGCTGGAGCTGGATGTGGAGGGAGAGGTCCGGGTGCTGCGCCCCGGCGAGGGAGCGTATATTCCCTCCGACACGCCCCACATGGGAAAGGCGCTCCGTCCGTGCCTCGTCATGGATTTCTTCGCCCCCGTGCGGGAGGACTACCGGGACGCGGAGCGCCCGCGCTAG